From a region of the Mercurialis annua linkage group LG1-X, ddMerAnnu1.2, whole genome shotgun sequence genome:
- the LOC126659696 gene encoding transcriptional corepressor LEUNIG isoform X1 has product MSQTNWEADKMLDVYIHDYLVKRDLKASAQAFQAEGKVSSDPVAIDAPGGFLFEWWSVFWDIFIARTNEKHSEVAASYIETQLIKAREQQQQQQQQAQPPQNPQQQQQQQQQLQMQQILIQRHAQQQQQQQHHQQQQQQQQQQQQQQQQQQPPQQQQQQQQRRDGSHLLNGTTNGLVGNDPLLRQNPGTANAMATKMYEERLKLPLQRDSLDDAAMKQRYGENVGQLLDPNHASILKSAATGQPSGQVLHGTAGGMSPQVQARNQQLPGSSQVPDIKTEINPVLNPRAAGPEASLIGIPGSNQGGNNLPLKGWPLTGFDQLRSGLLQQQKPFIQAPQPFHQLQMLTPQHQQQLMLTQQNLTSPSASDENRRLRMLWNNRNMGGLGKEGLTNSVGDVVPNVGSPLQAGGSLLPRGDTDMLIKLKMAQIQQQQQQQQQQQQNSNPQQPPQLQQHALSNQQSQSSSHNLHQQDKMGGAGSVTVDGSMSNSFRGNDQVSKNQTGRKRKQPVSSSGPANSSGTANTAGPSPSSAPSTPSTHTPGDVISISSLPHSGGSSKPLVMFGTDGAGTLTSPPNQLWDDKDLELQADMDRFVEDGSMEDNVDSFLSHDDNDPRDAVPRMDVSKGFTFTEVSSVRASASKVICCHFSSDGKLLASGGHDKKAVLWYTDNLKPKTTLEEHSSLITDVRFSPSMPRLATSSFDKTVRVWDADNPSYSLRTFTGHSASVMSLDFHPSKEDLICSCDGDGEIRYWSINNGSCSRVFKGGTAQMRFQPRSGRYLAAAAENVVSILDVETQACRHSLQGHTKPIHSVCWDPTGEYLASVSEDSVRVWRLGSGSEGDCVHDLSCNGNKFHSCVFHPTYPSLLVIGCYQSLELWNMTENKTMTLSAHEGLIAALAVSPATGLVASASHDKFVKLWK; this is encoded by the exons ATGTCTCAAACCAACTGGGAAGCTGATAAAAT GTTGGATGTATATATCCATGATTATCTAGTAAAGCGAGATTTGAAGGCTTCCGCTCAGGCCTTTCAGGCCGAGGGAAAAGTATCTTCTGATCCTGTAG CTATTGATGCACCTGGGGGTTTTCTCTTTGAATGGTGGTCGGTTTTTTGGGATATATTTATTGCCAGGACGAATGAGAAGCACTCAGAAGTGGCTGCATCTTATATTGAG ACTCAGTTGATTAAAGCACGGgagcagcagcagcaacaacAGCAACAAGCTCAGCCACCACAGAATCCACAACAGCAACAACAGCAACAACAGCAATTACAGATGCAACAAATCTTAATACAGAGACATGctcagcagcagcagcagcagcaacatcatcaacagcagcagcagcaacagcagcagcagcagcagcaacaacaacaacaacagccTCCCCAGCAACAGCAACAGCAACAGCAGCGAAGAGATGGCAGCCACCTTCTAAATGGCACTACAAACGGGCTTGTGGGAAATGATCCACTCTTGCGCCAAAACCCTGGAACTGCAAATGCCATGGCGACAAAGATGTATGAGGAACGATTAAAACTACCACTTCAAAGGGATTCTTTGGATGATGCAGCAATGAAG CAAAGATATGGTGAGAATGTTGGCCAGCTTTTGGATCCAAATCATGCTTCAATATTGAAGTCTGCAGCAACGGGCCAACCTTCAGG GCAAGTGCTACATGGTACAGCTGGTGGAATGTCTCCACAGGTTCAGGCTCGGAATCAACAACTTCCAGGGTCCTCACAAGTACCA GACATAAAGACCGAGATCAACCCGGTCCTAAATCCTAGAGCTGCTGGTCCAGAAGCATCATTAATAGGAATTCCCG GATCAAATCAAGGAGGTAATAATTTGCCTTTAAAAGGGTGGCCACTCACT GGGTTCGATCAGCTTCGTTCTGGGCTTCTTCAGCAACAAAAACCTTTTATACAGGCTCCTCAGCCCTTTCATCAACTTCAGATGTTGACGCCACAACATCAGCAACAGCTTATGCTTACACAGCAAAATTTAACATCACCATCTGCTAGCGATGAGAACAGAAGATTGAGAATGCTTTGGAATAATCGGAATATGGGGGGACTCGGGAAGGAAGGGCTGACGAACTCTGTTGGTGATGTGGTTCCAAATGTTGGATCTCCTTTACAAGCTGGCGGTTCTCTCTTGCCTCGTGGAGATACTGATATGCTGATCAAG TTAAAAATGGCTCAAATACAACAACAGCAacaacagcagcagcagcagcagcagaacAGTAATCCACAGCAGCCTCCTCAGCTCCAGCAGCATGCTCTTTCAAATCAGCAGTCACAGAGTTCAAGTCATAATCTTCACCAGCAAGACAAGATGGGAGGTGCTGGCAGTGTCACAGTAGATGGTAGCATGTCCAACTCTTTTCGAGGAAATGACCAG GTTTCCAAAAACCAGACTGGGAGAAAAAGGAAACAGCCAGTATCATCTTCAGGTCCTGCTAATAGCTCCGGAACTGCTAATACCGCAGGACCCTCCCCGAGTTCAGCACCCTCAACACCTTCAACCCACACTCCTGGAGATGTGATATCAATTTCTTCTCTGCCACACAGTGGTGGTTCTTCTAAGCCTCTAGTGATGTTTGGCACCGATGGAGCAGGCACTCTTACATCTCCTCCAAATCAGTTG TGGGATGATAAGGATCTTGAATTGCAGGCTGACATGGACCGTTTTGTGGAGGATGGATCCATGGAAGATAATGTTGATTCTTTTTTATCGCATGATGATAATGATCCTAGAGATGCAGTTCCTCGTATGGATGTCAGCAAAG GGTTCACATTTACTGAAGTGAGTTCAGTAAGAGCAAGTGCAAGCAAAGTAATCTGCTGCCACTTCTCCTCCGACGGAAAACTGTTGGCTAGTGGTGGCCATGATAAAAAG GCTGTATTGTGGTACACAGACAATTTAAAGCCAAAAACTACGCTTGAAGAACATTCGTCATTGATTACAGATGTTCGTTTCAGTCCAAGCATGCCACGCCTCGCCACATCTTCATTTGACAAAACTGTCAGAGTTTGGGATGCTGACAAT CCCAGTTACTCCTTGCGTACTTTTACGGGACATTCAGCCTCTGTCATGTCGCTAGATTTCCATCCGAGTAAAGAGGACCTCATTTGCTCTTGTGATGGAGATGGTGAAATACGTTATTGGAGTATTAATAACGGTAGTTGTTCAAGGGTATTCAAG GGTGGTACGGCACAAATGAGATTTCAGCCTCGTTCGGGAAGGTATCTTGCTGCAGCTGCCGAGAATGTGGTATCTATACTGGATGTCGAGACACAAGCTTGCCGACATTCATTACAG GGACATACTAAGCCGATCCACTCGGTTTGTTGGGATCCAACTGGTGAGTATCTAGCATCAGTCAGTGAGGACTCTGTCAGAGTATGGAGACTGGGATCAGGTAGCGAGGGAGACTGTGTTCATGACTTGAGCTGTAATGGCAACAAGTTCCATTCATGTGTTTTCCACCCTACGTACCCTTCGTTACTAGTCATTGGTTGTTACCAG TCCTTGGAGCTTTGGAACATGACTGAAAACAAGACTATGACTCTCTCGGCACATGAAGGACTAATTGCCGCCCTGGCTGTATCACCCGCAACAGGGTTGGTCGCGTCTGCGAGTCATGATAAGTTTGTGAAGCTGTGGAAATGA
- the LOC126659696 gene encoding transcriptional corepressor LEUNIG isoform X3, translating into MSQTNWEADKMLDVYIHDYLVKRDLKASAQAFQAEGKVSSDPVAIDAPGGFLFEWWSVFWDIFIARTNEKHSEVAASYIETQLIKAREQQQQQQQQAQPPQNPQQQQQQQQQLQMQQILIQRHAQQQQQQQHHQQQQQQQQQQQQQQQQQQPPQQQQQQQQRRDGSHLLNGTTNGLVGNDPLLRQNPGTANAMATKMYEERLKLPLQRDSLDDAAMKQRYGENVGQLLDPNHASILKSAATGQPSGQVLHGTAGGMSPQVQARNQQLPGSSQVPDIKTEINPVLNPRAAGPEASLIGIPGSNQGGNNLPLKGWPLTGFDQLRSGLLQQQKPFIQAPQPFHQLQMLTPQHQQQLMLTQQNLTSPSASDENRRLRMLWNNRNMGGLGKEGLTNSVGDVVPNVGSPLQAGGSLLPRGDTDMLIKLKMAQIQQQQQQQQQQQQNSNPQQPPQLQQHALSNQQSQSSSHNLHQQDKMGGAGSVTVDGSMSNSFRGNDQVSKNQTGRKRKQPVSSSGPANSSGTANTAGPSPSSAPSTPSTHTPGDVISISSLPHSGGSSKPLVMFGTDGAGTLTSPPNQLADMDRFVEDGSMEDNVDSFLSHDDNDPRDAVPRMDVSKGFTFTEVSSVRASASKVICCHFSSDGKLLASGGHDKKAVLWYTDNLKPKTTLEEHSSLITDVRFSPSMPRLATSSFDKTVRVWDADNPSYSLRTFTGHSASVMSLDFHPSKEDLICSCDGDGEIRYWSINNGSCSRVFKGGTAQMRFQPRSGRYLAAAAENVVSILDVETQACRHSLQGHTKPIHSVCWDPTGEYLASVSEDSVRVWRLGSGSEGDCVHDLSCNGNKFHSCVFHPTYPSLLVIGCYQSLELWNMTENKTMTLSAHEGLIAALAVSPATGLVASASHDKFVKLWK; encoded by the exons ATGTCTCAAACCAACTGGGAAGCTGATAAAAT GTTGGATGTATATATCCATGATTATCTAGTAAAGCGAGATTTGAAGGCTTCCGCTCAGGCCTTTCAGGCCGAGGGAAAAGTATCTTCTGATCCTGTAG CTATTGATGCACCTGGGGGTTTTCTCTTTGAATGGTGGTCGGTTTTTTGGGATATATTTATTGCCAGGACGAATGAGAAGCACTCAGAAGTGGCTGCATCTTATATTGAG ACTCAGTTGATTAAAGCACGGgagcagcagcagcaacaacAGCAACAAGCTCAGCCACCACAGAATCCACAACAGCAACAACAGCAACAACAGCAATTACAGATGCAACAAATCTTAATACAGAGACATGctcagcagcagcagcagcagcaacatcatcaacagcagcagcagcaacagcagcagcagcagcagcaacaacaacaacaacagccTCCCCAGCAACAGCAACAGCAACAGCAGCGAAGAGATGGCAGCCACCTTCTAAATGGCACTACAAACGGGCTTGTGGGAAATGATCCACTCTTGCGCCAAAACCCTGGAACTGCAAATGCCATGGCGACAAAGATGTATGAGGAACGATTAAAACTACCACTTCAAAGGGATTCTTTGGATGATGCAGCAATGAAG CAAAGATATGGTGAGAATGTTGGCCAGCTTTTGGATCCAAATCATGCTTCAATATTGAAGTCTGCAGCAACGGGCCAACCTTCAGG GCAAGTGCTACATGGTACAGCTGGTGGAATGTCTCCACAGGTTCAGGCTCGGAATCAACAACTTCCAGGGTCCTCACAAGTACCA GACATAAAGACCGAGATCAACCCGGTCCTAAATCCTAGAGCTGCTGGTCCAGAAGCATCATTAATAGGAATTCCCG GATCAAATCAAGGAGGTAATAATTTGCCTTTAAAAGGGTGGCCACTCACT GGGTTCGATCAGCTTCGTTCTGGGCTTCTTCAGCAACAAAAACCTTTTATACAGGCTCCTCAGCCCTTTCATCAACTTCAGATGTTGACGCCACAACATCAGCAACAGCTTATGCTTACACAGCAAAATTTAACATCACCATCTGCTAGCGATGAGAACAGAAGATTGAGAATGCTTTGGAATAATCGGAATATGGGGGGACTCGGGAAGGAAGGGCTGACGAACTCTGTTGGTGATGTGGTTCCAAATGTTGGATCTCCTTTACAAGCTGGCGGTTCTCTCTTGCCTCGTGGAGATACTGATATGCTGATCAAG TTAAAAATGGCTCAAATACAACAACAGCAacaacagcagcagcagcagcagcagaacAGTAATCCACAGCAGCCTCCTCAGCTCCAGCAGCATGCTCTTTCAAATCAGCAGTCACAGAGTTCAAGTCATAATCTTCACCAGCAAGACAAGATGGGAGGTGCTGGCAGTGTCACAGTAGATGGTAGCATGTCCAACTCTTTTCGAGGAAATGACCAG GTTTCCAAAAACCAGACTGGGAGAAAAAGGAAACAGCCAGTATCATCTTCAGGTCCTGCTAATAGCTCCGGAACTGCTAATACCGCAGGACCCTCCCCGAGTTCAGCACCCTCAACACCTTCAACCCACACTCCTGGAGATGTGATATCAATTTCTTCTCTGCCACACAGTGGTGGTTCTTCTAAGCCTCTAGTGATGTTTGGCACCGATGGAGCAGGCACTCTTACATCTCCTCCAAATCAGTTG GCTGACATGGACCGTTTTGTGGAGGATGGATCCATGGAAGATAATGTTGATTCTTTTTTATCGCATGATGATAATGATCCTAGAGATGCAGTTCCTCGTATGGATGTCAGCAAAG GGTTCACATTTACTGAAGTGAGTTCAGTAAGAGCAAGTGCAAGCAAAGTAATCTGCTGCCACTTCTCCTCCGACGGAAAACTGTTGGCTAGTGGTGGCCATGATAAAAAG GCTGTATTGTGGTACACAGACAATTTAAAGCCAAAAACTACGCTTGAAGAACATTCGTCATTGATTACAGATGTTCGTTTCAGTCCAAGCATGCCACGCCTCGCCACATCTTCATTTGACAAAACTGTCAGAGTTTGGGATGCTGACAAT CCCAGTTACTCCTTGCGTACTTTTACGGGACATTCAGCCTCTGTCATGTCGCTAGATTTCCATCCGAGTAAAGAGGACCTCATTTGCTCTTGTGATGGAGATGGTGAAATACGTTATTGGAGTATTAATAACGGTAGTTGTTCAAGGGTATTCAAG GGTGGTACGGCACAAATGAGATTTCAGCCTCGTTCGGGAAGGTATCTTGCTGCAGCTGCCGAGAATGTGGTATCTATACTGGATGTCGAGACACAAGCTTGCCGACATTCATTACAG GGACATACTAAGCCGATCCACTCGGTTTGTTGGGATCCAACTGGTGAGTATCTAGCATCAGTCAGTGAGGACTCTGTCAGAGTATGGAGACTGGGATCAGGTAGCGAGGGAGACTGTGTTCATGACTTGAGCTGTAATGGCAACAAGTTCCATTCATGTGTTTTCCACCCTACGTACCCTTCGTTACTAGTCATTGGTTGTTACCAG TCCTTGGAGCTTTGGAACATGACTGAAAACAAGACTATGACTCTCTCGGCACATGAAGGACTAATTGCCGCCCTGGCTGTATCACCCGCAACAGGGTTGGTCGCGTCTGCGAGTCATGATAAGTTTGTGAAGCTGTGGAAATGA
- the LOC126659696 gene encoding transcriptional corepressor LEUNIG isoform X4, translated as MSQTNWEADKMLDVYIHDYLVKRDLKASAQAFQAEGKVSSDPVAIDAPGGFLFEWWSVFWDIFIARTNEKHSEVAASYIETQLIKAREQQQQQQQQAQPPQNPQQQQQQQQQLQMQQILIQRHAQQQQQQQHHQQQQQQQQQQQQQQQQQQPPQQQQQQQQRRDGSHLLNGTTNGLVGNDPLLRQNPGTANAMATKMYEERLKLPLQRDSLDDAAMKQRYGENVGQLLDPNHASILKSAATGQPSGQVLHGTAGGMSPQVQARNQQLPGSSQDIKTEINPVLNPRAAGPEASLIGIPGSNQGGNNLPLKGWPLTGFDQLRSGLLQQQKPFIQAPQPFHQLQMLTPQHQQQLMLTQQNLTSPSASDENRRLRMLWNNRNMGGLGKEGLTNSVGDVVPNVGSPLQAGGSLLPRGDTDMLIKLKMAQIQQQQQQQQQQQQNSNPQQPPQLQQHALSNQQSQSSSHNLHQQDKMGGAGSVTVDGSMSNSFRGNDQVSKNQTGRKRKQPVSSSGPANSSGTANTAGPSPSSAPSTPSTHTPGDVISISSLPHSGGSSKPLVMFGTDGAGTLTSPPNQLADMDRFVEDGSMEDNVDSFLSHDDNDPRDAVPRMDVSKGFTFTEVSSVRASASKVICCHFSSDGKLLASGGHDKKAVLWYTDNLKPKTTLEEHSSLITDVRFSPSMPRLATSSFDKTVRVWDADNPSYSLRTFTGHSASVMSLDFHPSKEDLICSCDGDGEIRYWSINNGSCSRVFKGGTAQMRFQPRSGRYLAAAAENVVSILDVETQACRHSLQGHTKPIHSVCWDPTGEYLASVSEDSVRVWRLGSGSEGDCVHDLSCNGNKFHSCVFHPTYPSLLVIGCYQSLELWNMTENKTMTLSAHEGLIAALAVSPATGLVASASHDKFVKLWK; from the exons ATGTCTCAAACCAACTGGGAAGCTGATAAAAT GTTGGATGTATATATCCATGATTATCTAGTAAAGCGAGATTTGAAGGCTTCCGCTCAGGCCTTTCAGGCCGAGGGAAAAGTATCTTCTGATCCTGTAG CTATTGATGCACCTGGGGGTTTTCTCTTTGAATGGTGGTCGGTTTTTTGGGATATATTTATTGCCAGGACGAATGAGAAGCACTCAGAAGTGGCTGCATCTTATATTGAG ACTCAGTTGATTAAAGCACGGgagcagcagcagcaacaacAGCAACAAGCTCAGCCACCACAGAATCCACAACAGCAACAACAGCAACAACAGCAATTACAGATGCAACAAATCTTAATACAGAGACATGctcagcagcagcagcagcagcaacatcatcaacagcagcagcagcaacagcagcagcagcagcagcaacaacaacaacaacagccTCCCCAGCAACAGCAACAGCAACAGCAGCGAAGAGATGGCAGCCACCTTCTAAATGGCACTACAAACGGGCTTGTGGGAAATGATCCACTCTTGCGCCAAAACCCTGGAACTGCAAATGCCATGGCGACAAAGATGTATGAGGAACGATTAAAACTACCACTTCAAAGGGATTCTTTGGATGATGCAGCAATGAAG CAAAGATATGGTGAGAATGTTGGCCAGCTTTTGGATCCAAATCATGCTTCAATATTGAAGTCTGCAGCAACGGGCCAACCTTCAGG GCAAGTGCTACATGGTACAGCTGGTGGAATGTCTCCACAGGTTCAGGCTCGGAATCAACAACTTCCAGGGTCCTCACAA GACATAAAGACCGAGATCAACCCGGTCCTAAATCCTAGAGCTGCTGGTCCAGAAGCATCATTAATAGGAATTCCCG GATCAAATCAAGGAGGTAATAATTTGCCTTTAAAAGGGTGGCCACTCACT GGGTTCGATCAGCTTCGTTCTGGGCTTCTTCAGCAACAAAAACCTTTTATACAGGCTCCTCAGCCCTTTCATCAACTTCAGATGTTGACGCCACAACATCAGCAACAGCTTATGCTTACACAGCAAAATTTAACATCACCATCTGCTAGCGATGAGAACAGAAGATTGAGAATGCTTTGGAATAATCGGAATATGGGGGGACTCGGGAAGGAAGGGCTGACGAACTCTGTTGGTGATGTGGTTCCAAATGTTGGATCTCCTTTACAAGCTGGCGGTTCTCTCTTGCCTCGTGGAGATACTGATATGCTGATCAAG TTAAAAATGGCTCAAATACAACAACAGCAacaacagcagcagcagcagcagcagaacAGTAATCCACAGCAGCCTCCTCAGCTCCAGCAGCATGCTCTTTCAAATCAGCAGTCACAGAGTTCAAGTCATAATCTTCACCAGCAAGACAAGATGGGAGGTGCTGGCAGTGTCACAGTAGATGGTAGCATGTCCAACTCTTTTCGAGGAAATGACCAG GTTTCCAAAAACCAGACTGGGAGAAAAAGGAAACAGCCAGTATCATCTTCAGGTCCTGCTAATAGCTCCGGAACTGCTAATACCGCAGGACCCTCCCCGAGTTCAGCACCCTCAACACCTTCAACCCACACTCCTGGAGATGTGATATCAATTTCTTCTCTGCCACACAGTGGTGGTTCTTCTAAGCCTCTAGTGATGTTTGGCACCGATGGAGCAGGCACTCTTACATCTCCTCCAAATCAGTTG GCTGACATGGACCGTTTTGTGGAGGATGGATCCATGGAAGATAATGTTGATTCTTTTTTATCGCATGATGATAATGATCCTAGAGATGCAGTTCCTCGTATGGATGTCAGCAAAG GGTTCACATTTACTGAAGTGAGTTCAGTAAGAGCAAGTGCAAGCAAAGTAATCTGCTGCCACTTCTCCTCCGACGGAAAACTGTTGGCTAGTGGTGGCCATGATAAAAAG GCTGTATTGTGGTACACAGACAATTTAAAGCCAAAAACTACGCTTGAAGAACATTCGTCATTGATTACAGATGTTCGTTTCAGTCCAAGCATGCCACGCCTCGCCACATCTTCATTTGACAAAACTGTCAGAGTTTGGGATGCTGACAAT CCCAGTTACTCCTTGCGTACTTTTACGGGACATTCAGCCTCTGTCATGTCGCTAGATTTCCATCCGAGTAAAGAGGACCTCATTTGCTCTTGTGATGGAGATGGTGAAATACGTTATTGGAGTATTAATAACGGTAGTTGTTCAAGGGTATTCAAG GGTGGTACGGCACAAATGAGATTTCAGCCTCGTTCGGGAAGGTATCTTGCTGCAGCTGCCGAGAATGTGGTATCTATACTGGATGTCGAGACACAAGCTTGCCGACATTCATTACAG GGACATACTAAGCCGATCCACTCGGTTTGTTGGGATCCAACTGGTGAGTATCTAGCATCAGTCAGTGAGGACTCTGTCAGAGTATGGAGACTGGGATCAGGTAGCGAGGGAGACTGTGTTCATGACTTGAGCTGTAATGGCAACAAGTTCCATTCATGTGTTTTCCACCCTACGTACCCTTCGTTACTAGTCATTGGTTGTTACCAG TCCTTGGAGCTTTGGAACATGACTGAAAACAAGACTATGACTCTCTCGGCACATGAAGGACTAATTGCCGCCCTGGCTGTATCACCCGCAACAGGGTTGGTCGCGTCTGCGAGTCATGATAAGTTTGTGAAGCTGTGGAAATGA
- the LOC126659696 gene encoding transcriptional corepressor LEUNIG isoform X2 — protein MSQTNWEADKMLDVYIHDYLVKRDLKASAQAFQAEGKVSSDPVAIDAPGGFLFEWWSVFWDIFIARTNEKHSEVAASYIETQLIKAREQQQQQQQQAQPPQNPQQQQQQQQQLQMQQILIQRHAQQQQQQQHHQQQQQQQQQQQQQQQQQQPPQQQQQQQQRRDGSHLLNGTTNGLVGNDPLLRQNPGTANAMATKMYEERLKLPLQRDSLDDAAMKQRYGENVGQLLDPNHASILKSAATGQPSGQVLHGTAGGMSPQVQARNQQLPGSSQDIKTEINPVLNPRAAGPEASLIGIPGSNQGGNNLPLKGWPLTGFDQLRSGLLQQQKPFIQAPQPFHQLQMLTPQHQQQLMLTQQNLTSPSASDENRRLRMLWNNRNMGGLGKEGLTNSVGDVVPNVGSPLQAGGSLLPRGDTDMLIKLKMAQIQQQQQQQQQQQQNSNPQQPPQLQQHALSNQQSQSSSHNLHQQDKMGGAGSVTVDGSMSNSFRGNDQVSKNQTGRKRKQPVSSSGPANSSGTANTAGPSPSSAPSTPSTHTPGDVISISSLPHSGGSSKPLVMFGTDGAGTLTSPPNQLWDDKDLELQADMDRFVEDGSMEDNVDSFLSHDDNDPRDAVPRMDVSKGFTFTEVSSVRASASKVICCHFSSDGKLLASGGHDKKAVLWYTDNLKPKTTLEEHSSLITDVRFSPSMPRLATSSFDKTVRVWDADNPSYSLRTFTGHSASVMSLDFHPSKEDLICSCDGDGEIRYWSINNGSCSRVFKGGTAQMRFQPRSGRYLAAAAENVVSILDVETQACRHSLQGHTKPIHSVCWDPTGEYLASVSEDSVRVWRLGSGSEGDCVHDLSCNGNKFHSCVFHPTYPSLLVIGCYQSLELWNMTENKTMTLSAHEGLIAALAVSPATGLVASASHDKFVKLWK, from the exons ATGTCTCAAACCAACTGGGAAGCTGATAAAAT GTTGGATGTATATATCCATGATTATCTAGTAAAGCGAGATTTGAAGGCTTCCGCTCAGGCCTTTCAGGCCGAGGGAAAAGTATCTTCTGATCCTGTAG CTATTGATGCACCTGGGGGTTTTCTCTTTGAATGGTGGTCGGTTTTTTGGGATATATTTATTGCCAGGACGAATGAGAAGCACTCAGAAGTGGCTGCATCTTATATTGAG ACTCAGTTGATTAAAGCACGGgagcagcagcagcaacaacAGCAACAAGCTCAGCCACCACAGAATCCACAACAGCAACAACAGCAACAACAGCAATTACAGATGCAACAAATCTTAATACAGAGACATGctcagcagcagcagcagcagcaacatcatcaacagcagcagcagcaacagcagcagcagcagcagcaacaacaacaacaacagccTCCCCAGCAACAGCAACAGCAACAGCAGCGAAGAGATGGCAGCCACCTTCTAAATGGCACTACAAACGGGCTTGTGGGAAATGATCCACTCTTGCGCCAAAACCCTGGAACTGCAAATGCCATGGCGACAAAGATGTATGAGGAACGATTAAAACTACCACTTCAAAGGGATTCTTTGGATGATGCAGCAATGAAG CAAAGATATGGTGAGAATGTTGGCCAGCTTTTGGATCCAAATCATGCTTCAATATTGAAGTCTGCAGCAACGGGCCAACCTTCAGG GCAAGTGCTACATGGTACAGCTGGTGGAATGTCTCCACAGGTTCAGGCTCGGAATCAACAACTTCCAGGGTCCTCACAA GACATAAAGACCGAGATCAACCCGGTCCTAAATCCTAGAGCTGCTGGTCCAGAAGCATCATTAATAGGAATTCCCG GATCAAATCAAGGAGGTAATAATTTGCCTTTAAAAGGGTGGCCACTCACT GGGTTCGATCAGCTTCGTTCTGGGCTTCTTCAGCAACAAAAACCTTTTATACAGGCTCCTCAGCCCTTTCATCAACTTCAGATGTTGACGCCACAACATCAGCAACAGCTTATGCTTACACAGCAAAATTTAACATCACCATCTGCTAGCGATGAGAACAGAAGATTGAGAATGCTTTGGAATAATCGGAATATGGGGGGACTCGGGAAGGAAGGGCTGACGAACTCTGTTGGTGATGTGGTTCCAAATGTTGGATCTCCTTTACAAGCTGGCGGTTCTCTCTTGCCTCGTGGAGATACTGATATGCTGATCAAG TTAAAAATGGCTCAAATACAACAACAGCAacaacagcagcagcagcagcagcagaacAGTAATCCACAGCAGCCTCCTCAGCTCCAGCAGCATGCTCTTTCAAATCAGCAGTCACAGAGTTCAAGTCATAATCTTCACCAGCAAGACAAGATGGGAGGTGCTGGCAGTGTCACAGTAGATGGTAGCATGTCCAACTCTTTTCGAGGAAATGACCAG GTTTCCAAAAACCAGACTGGGAGAAAAAGGAAACAGCCAGTATCATCTTCAGGTCCTGCTAATAGCTCCGGAACTGCTAATACCGCAGGACCCTCCCCGAGTTCAGCACCCTCAACACCTTCAACCCACACTCCTGGAGATGTGATATCAATTTCTTCTCTGCCACACAGTGGTGGTTCTTCTAAGCCTCTAGTGATGTTTGGCACCGATGGAGCAGGCACTCTTACATCTCCTCCAAATCAGTTG TGGGATGATAAGGATCTTGAATTGCAGGCTGACATGGACCGTTTTGTGGAGGATGGATCCATGGAAGATAATGTTGATTCTTTTTTATCGCATGATGATAATGATCCTAGAGATGCAGTTCCTCGTATGGATGTCAGCAAAG GGTTCACATTTACTGAAGTGAGTTCAGTAAGAGCAAGTGCAAGCAAAGTAATCTGCTGCCACTTCTCCTCCGACGGAAAACTGTTGGCTAGTGGTGGCCATGATAAAAAG GCTGTATTGTGGTACACAGACAATTTAAAGCCAAAAACTACGCTTGAAGAACATTCGTCATTGATTACAGATGTTCGTTTCAGTCCAAGCATGCCACGCCTCGCCACATCTTCATTTGACAAAACTGTCAGAGTTTGGGATGCTGACAAT CCCAGTTACTCCTTGCGTACTTTTACGGGACATTCAGCCTCTGTCATGTCGCTAGATTTCCATCCGAGTAAAGAGGACCTCATTTGCTCTTGTGATGGAGATGGTGAAATACGTTATTGGAGTATTAATAACGGTAGTTGTTCAAGGGTATTCAAG GGTGGTACGGCACAAATGAGATTTCAGCCTCGTTCGGGAAGGTATCTTGCTGCAGCTGCCGAGAATGTGGTATCTATACTGGATGTCGAGACACAAGCTTGCCGACATTCATTACAG GGACATACTAAGCCGATCCACTCGGTTTGTTGGGATCCAACTGGTGAGTATCTAGCATCAGTCAGTGAGGACTCTGTCAGAGTATGGAGACTGGGATCAGGTAGCGAGGGAGACTGTGTTCATGACTTGAGCTGTAATGGCAACAAGTTCCATTCATGTGTTTTCCACCCTACGTACCCTTCGTTACTAGTCATTGGTTGTTACCAG TCCTTGGAGCTTTGGAACATGACTGAAAACAAGACTATGACTCTCTCGGCACATGAAGGACTAATTGCCGCCCTGGCTGTATCACCCGCAACAGGGTTGGTCGCGTCTGCGAGTCATGATAAGTTTGTGAAGCTGTGGAAATGA